The DNA segment TGAGCAGAGCGATCGCCCCAATTCCCAGAAAGAGGTAGTTGCGCTGTTGCTCCTTGGTTGGAGGTTCTGCTTTGTAAACTTTGGGTTCTACTGCGAAATTGTTCAAACGTCCACCGTCTTCAGTTGTATAGCGCATGAATGATATCCTTGTATTTCCTTAATTTTGTAAATAATTGTAACAAAGAATCGAGTCACTCCACTCTA comes from the Coleofasciculus sp. FACHB-1120 genome and includes:
- a CDS encoding ssl1498 family light-harvesting-like protein; translated protein: MRYTTEDGGRLNNFAVEPKVYKAEPPTKEQQRNYLFLGIGAIALLSSLMFVAISASNVG